One region of Eretmochelys imbricata isolate rEreImb1 chromosome 2, rEreImb1.hap1, whole genome shotgun sequence genomic DNA includes:
- the LOC144260189 gene encoding ferroportin-like codes for MNAAIRRMDQVINIFAPLSVGQVMTWASNVIGCGFILGWNLISLLVEFIFLSRVYQLVPPLAVKPQQNAGEYAIERQMELTDVQGDLPICSAVVEFINKPGIPEAPTEQKSSPEMQRKSITKLPLCFRKMHRMLCTCRDGWKAYYRQSVFLAGLGLAFLYTTVLGFDCITTGYAYTQGISGSLLSILMALSAFSGLMGTILFTKLRKHYGLAVTGVVSSLLHVSCLMLCVFSVFASGSPFDLGIFSLLTSKNSSLNHETLQKNQLHIYPFQRNINQPILPDRSSIHWTNNTVLLDSVHGDNHPESYISIILLFSGVILARIGKYTCNLPPHAESLHWVKYSVNKNQM; via the exons ATGAATGCAGCTATAAGAAGAATGGATCAAGTCATAAATATCTTCGCTCCTCTGTCTGTGGGGCAGGTTATGACCTGGGCCTCTAATGTCATTGGCTGTGGATTTATTCTTGGATGGAACTTGATCTCTCTTCTGGTAGAATTTATATTCCTATCCAGGGTGTATCAACTAGTGCCTCCTTTGGCTGTGAAACCTCAACAGAATGCAGGAGAATATGCTATAGAAAGACAAATGGAACTTACAGATGTGCAAG GGGATCTTCCCATTTGCTCAGCTGTTGTTGAATTCATCAACAAACCTGGGATTCCAGAGGCACCGACGGAGCAGAAATCCAGTCCTGAAATGCAACGCAAGTCAATCACAAAACTGCCTCTTTGCTTCAGAAAAATGCACAGGATGCTGTGTACGTGCAGAGATGGCTGGAAAGCATATTACAGGCAGTCTGTCTTTTTAGCAGGCTTGGGTTTAGCCTTCTTGTACACCACAGTGCTTGGCTTTGACTGTATCACTACAGGGTACGCCTACACGCAGGGGATCAGTGGCTCTCTTCTCAGCATACTCATGGCTCTTTCTGCCTTCTCAGGACTAATGGGCACGATTTTGTTTACTAAGCTAAGGAAGCATTATGGCTTGGCTGTCACAGGAGTTGTATCCAGCCTCCTCCATGTAAGCTGTTTAatgctgtgtgtgttttcagtCTTTGCCTCCGGCAGTCCTTTTGACTTGGGtattttctctcttctcacaAGTAAGAACTCTTCCTTAAACCACGAGACACTACAAAAGAACCAGCTGCATATTTACCCATTCCAAAGAAACATCAACCAACCCATACTGCCAGATCGTTCTTCAATTCATTGGACTAATAATACAGTGCTGTTGGACAGCGTGCATGGGGACAATCACCCAGAATCCTATATTTCAATCATTCTCTTGTTCTCAGGAGTGATACTAGCCAGAATTGGTAAGTATACATGCAATTTGCCACCACATGCAGAGTCGCTTCATTGGGTAAAATATTCTGTGAACAAAAACCAGATGTGA